AAGAGGCCAGGGAGAAATATATCAAAGGGAATTTGCGTCTTGTCTTAAGCGTGATCAAACGTTTTTCCAACAGCAACGAGGCGGCGGATGATCTGTTCCAGATCGGCTGTATCGGGCTGATCAAGGCGATCGACAACTTTGATACGACATTAAACGTCAAATTCAGTACGTATGCCGTACCGATGATCATCGGAGAGATCCGGCGTTATCTGAGGGATAACAACAGCATCCGTGTGAGCCGTTCTCTCAGAGACATTGCATATAAAGCTATATTCGCCAAGGAAAACTACGTGAAGCAGAATCTTCGTGAACCGACCATAGCAGAGATCGCCGAGGAAGTGGGGATCCAGAAAGAGGATATCGTCTATGCGCTGGATGCAATCCAGAGTCCCATGAGCCTGTACGAACCGGTATATACGGAAGGCGGCGACACGCTGTACGTGATGGATCAGATCAGCGATAAAAAGAATAAAGAAGAAAACTGGATTGAAGACCTGTCGCTCCAGGAAGCGATGAACAGACTGAACGAGCGGGAAAAACATATCATTCAGCTCCGTTTCTTCGAGGGGAAAACGCAGATGGAAGTGGCAACCGAAATCGGAATCTCACAGGCGCAGGTGTCCCGTCTGGAAAAGAGCGCGCTGCGAAGCATGAAAAATTATCTGTCATAATTTGCAAAGAGAGAAGAAAAATGTTATGATATTCACAGTCGTGTGATGGGAGAGCGAAAAAGGGGGAAGAGCATGAGATGTCCATTTTGTAACCAGGATAACACCAGGGTTGTTGATTCAAGGCCGGTCGAAGACAGCAATGCAATCCGCAGGCGCCGTATGTGCGATGAGTGCGGAAAACGCTTCACCACATATGAGAAAGTTGAAACGATCCCGCTGATTGTGATAAAGAAGGACCAGAACAGGGAGCAGTATGACCGCGCAAAGATTGAAGCCGGTGTGCTGCGCGCATGCCATAAGCGTCCGATTTCGGCCGAGAGAATTACGGATCTTATAGATTCAGTCGAGACTGAGATTTTTAATATGGAGGAGCGGGAGATTCCCAGCTCAGTGATCGGAGAGATAGTGATGGATAAGCTCAAGGACCTCGAGGCGGTTGCGTACGTGCGTTTTGCATCCGTTTACCGCGAGTTTAAAGATGTCAATACGTTCATGGATGAGCTCAAAAAGATTTTGAAATAGATTGCCCTTTCTGTCGGAGTATGATATAATTCAAGCGTTATGAATTGGCACTTTAGCGAGTCAAAGCGCCAAAGAAAATGAGGAAAGAGGGATCATATGAAAAACAAGACAGTGAAAAGAATTATGGCTGTTGGCCTGTCTGCAATGCTGGCGGCAGCAATGTTTGCAGGATGCGGATCTAAGAGCAGCGATGAGAGCAAGTCTGCAGATGAATCAGCCGAGCCAACGCCTTCAGTGGAGGCAGCAGATGATGCAGCTGAAGAAAAAAATACAGAGTCAGGGGACGGCACCGTATATAAGATCGGTGTGATCCAGTACGTACAGCATGATGCACTGGATGCATCCAACAAAGGCTTTTTTGCGGCGCTTGATGAGATGGGAATTCAGTATGAGGCGGATCAGCAGAATGCAGCGGGAGAGGCTTCATCCTGCCAGACGATCGCCCAGACGCTGGTGAATAATGGAAGTGACCTGATCTTTGCGATCGCGACTCCGGCAGCACAGGCTGTTGCAGGCGTTACCTCTGATATTCCGGTAGTCCTGACAGCTGTCACAGACCCAGCAGAATCCGGACTTGTCGAGTCCAACGACGCTCCGGGCGGAAATGTGACCGGTACATCTGATCTGACTCCGGTTAAAGAGCAGATCGATCTGATGAAACAGATTCTTCCTGACGTGAAAAAAGTTGGTGTCCTGTACTGTTCCGCTGAATCAAATTCTGCGATTCAGGCACAGATGGCAAAAGACGCATGTGCTGAGCTGGGAATTGAGTGCGAAGATTACACCGTGTCCTCATCGAATGAAATCCAGTCTGTCGTGGAATCATCCATCGGCAAAGTAGATGCGCTGTATGCACCGACAGACAATGTTATCGCGGCAGGCATGGCGACAGTGGCAATGATCGCCAACGATAATAAGATGCCGGTAATCTGCGGTGAAGGCGGAATGGTGACAGAAGGCGGTCTGGCTACTTATGGAATCGACTACTATCAGCTGGGTTACATGGCAGGACAGCAGGCAGCAGAGATCCTTGTGGATGGAAAAAGCCCTGCAGACATGCCGATCGGTTATCTGGACGCATCCAAATGTGAACTGCAGGTAAATGATGAGACAGCGCAGGCACTGGGACTTGATTTATCTGCACTGGATACAGGAAGCGAAGAATAAGAAACAGGCGCAGCAAACGTATCGAAAGCGGAAAACAACAGGACCAAGGGAGCCAACTTCGGCTCCCTTGGTATTTCTGTTCTTTAATACGGTTGATTCCGGAAAAGATTTTGACGAAAGAATAATGGTCAGCGTTGTATTTTCGTGAAAGTATTTTCTTTAAAAGATACCACGTACACGTAGGAGGATAAAAATATGAGTGGGTTTTTTGTTTCAATGCAGGGAGCGGTATCGCAGGGAATTCTCTGGGGGATTATGGTACTCGGTGTTTATATTACCTTCAAGATTCTGGATATCGCGGACTTAACGGTTGACGGGAGTTTTGCGCTCGGGGGATGCGTATGCGCCACATTGATCGTAGCACACGGATGGAATCCGGTGGCAG
The Ruminococcus gauvreauii genome window above contains:
- the sigG gene encoding RNA polymerase sporulation sigma factor SigG — translated: MALNKVEICGVNTSKLPILSNEEKEELFRKIKQGDKEAREKYIKGNLRLVLSVIKRFSNSNEAADDLFQIGCIGLIKAIDNFDTTLNVKFSTYAVPMIIGEIRRYLRDNNSIRVSRSLRDIAYKAIFAKENYVKQNLREPTIAEIAEEVGIQKEDIVYALDAIQSPMSLYEPVYTEGGDTLYVMDQISDKKNKEENWIEDLSLQEAMNRLNEREKHIIQLRFFEGKTQMEVATEIGISQAQVSRLEKSALRSMKNYLS
- the nrdR gene encoding transcriptional regulator NrdR, with amino-acid sequence MRCPFCNQDNTRVVDSRPVEDSNAIRRRRMCDECGKRFTTYEKVETIPLIVIKKDQNREQYDRAKIEAGVLRACHKRPISAERITDLIDSVETEIFNMEEREIPSSVIGEIVMDKLKDLEAVAYVRFASVYREFKDVNTFMDELKKILK
- a CDS encoding ABC transporter substrate-binding protein; amino-acid sequence: MKNKTVKRIMAVGLSAMLAAAMFAGCGSKSSDESKSADESAEPTPSVEAADDAAEEKNTESGDGTVYKIGVIQYVQHDALDASNKGFFAALDEMGIQYEADQQNAAGEASSCQTIAQTLVNNGSDLIFAIATPAAQAVAGVTSDIPVVLTAVTDPAESGLVESNDAPGGNVTGTSDLTPVKEQIDLMKQILPDVKKVGVLYCSAESNSAIQAQMAKDACAELGIECEDYTVSSSNEIQSVVESSIGKVDALYAPTDNVIAAGMATVAMIANDNKMPVICGEGGMVTEGGLATYGIDYYQLGYMAGQQAAEILVDGKSPADMPIGYLDASKCELQVNDETAQALGLDLSALDTGSEE